CCCGCCGCGGAGATCGTGAAGGCCGCTTCGAAGTTCAAGAGCGACATCACGATCTCGCGCGAGGACATCGAGGTGAACGGGAAGAGCATCATGGGGGTGATGATGCTCGCCGCCGAGTGCGGCGCGACCATCACGCTCCGCGCGCAGGGCCCCGACGCCGACGACGCGATCGCCGCGATCGCGTCGCTCGTCGCCCACAAGTTCGGCGAGAGCTAGCGGGGCGCCCGTGAGCTTCGTCCTCCGCGGCATTCCGGCCTCTCCCGGCATCGTCACCGGCCCGGTGCACCTCCTGCGCTGGGAGGTGCCCGACGTCCCACATCGCATCGTCCCCGACGAGGCGATCCCGCGCGAGCTCGCGCGCCTGCACGACGCGATCGCGCGCGCTCGCGATCGCCTGGAGAGCGTGCGCGCGCGCGCCGAGCGCCACGCCGGCGCGGAGGAGGCGGCGATCTTCGACGTGCAGCTCACGATCCTGCAGGACGCCGAGATCCTCACCGAGATCGAGGGGCTCGTGCGGCAGAACCTCGGCGCGGAGAAGGCCGTCGACCTCGCGATGCTCGAGTGGCGCCGCCGCTTCGAGCGCAGCCCGCACGCCATGCTGCGCGAGCGCGTCGGCGACCTCGTCGACGTGCAGATCCGCGTGCTCACCGCGCTGCTCGGCCTTCCCGACCACGACCCGGTCGACGTGCCGAAGGGCACGTGCGCGGTGCTCGTCACGCACGACCTCACGCCGAGCCTCACCGTGCAGCTCGACCGCGAGGCCATCTCGGCCATCGCGACCGACGCCGGCACGAACACGTCGCACATCGCGATCCTCGCCCGGTCGTTAGGCCTCCCCGCCGTCGTCGGCCTGCGCGACGCGACGTCGCGCCTCACGGGCACCGAGACGATCGTCCTCGACGGCGGCGCGGGCACGCTCACGGTCGATCCGACCGACGCCGAGGTCGCGGCGTTCCAGGTGCGTGCGCAGCTCGAGGCGCAGGAGGTCGAGGAGCTGCGCCTGCTCGCGTCCGCCGAGCCGGTGACGCTCGACGGTGAGCCGCTCGTGCTGCGCGCGAACGTCGATCTGCCGGAAGAGGCGGAGCAGGCGGCGAACAGCGGCGCGGACGGCGTGGGCCTCATGCGCACCGAGTTCCTCGTCGTCGGCCGCGCCACGATGCCCGACGAGGACGAGCAGTACCGCGCCTATGCGCGCGTCGTCGACGCGTTCGGCGGCCACCCCGTGGTCATCCGCACGTTCGACGTCGGCGGCGACAAGCTGCCCGTCGGCGGGTTCCCGGTCGAGCCGAACCCGTTCCTGGGCTGGCGCGCGATCCGCATGTGCCTCGACGAGCCGGAGCTGTTCAAGACGCAGCTCCGCGCGCTGCTGCGCGCCGCCACGCACGGCGACGTGCGCATCATGCTGCCGCTGGTCGTCACCGTGGAGGAGGTGCGCGAGGCGCGCGCGCTCATGGAGGAGTCGGCGGCCGAGCTGCGCGCCCGCGGCGTGCCGCACCGCGACGACGTCGCGTTAGGCGTCATGATCGAGACGCCGGCCGCCGCGGTCTCCGTCGACACGTTCGCCGGCGAGGTCGCGTTCTTCTCCATCGGCACGAACGACCTCGTGCAGTACACGCTCGCCGTCGACCGCGGCAACGCGCTGCTCGCGCCGCGCTTCACGCCGCTCCATCCCGCCGTGCTGCGGCTCATCGCGCGCACGGTGGAGGTCGCGCACGACAACAACATCGAGGTCGCCGTGTGCGGCGAGATGGCGTCGCAGCCGCTCATGGCGTTCGCGCTCATCGGCCTCGGCCTGCGGCAGCTCAGCGTCGCGGCGCGCAACGTCCCGGCGGTGAAGCGCATCGTGCGCGGCATCCACGCCAGCCGGGCCGCGGACGCCGCGCGCCGTGCCCTCCGCGCCGGCACCGCCGCCGAGGCCGAGCGCATCCTGCTCGAGGCGCTGGAGCGGGAGCTCGGCCGCGTCACGGCGTAGCGTTACGGCGTAGGGGAGATCTGCGCGGGTTGCCGGGCCCTGAGGCCCGTCTTAGAGTACGACCACCCGCCACCGCCGGCCCAGAACGCCGGTTCCCCCGTTCGTCGTGAGCCGCCGTGCCTGCGCGCCATCTCTTCACGTCCGAGTCCGTCACCGAAGGCCACCCGGACAAGATCGCCGATCAGATCTCCGACGCGGTCCTCGACGCGATCCTCGAGAAGGATCCCGCCGCCCGCGTGGCCTGCGAGACGCTCGTCACGACCGGCCTCGCCGTCGTCGCCGGAGAGATCACCACCGACTGCTACGTCGACATCCCGGACATCGTGCGCGGCACGATCCACCGCATCGGCTACACCGATGCGTCGTACGGCTTCGACAGCAAGACGTGCGCGGTGATGAGCACGATCGACAAGCAGTCGCCCGACATCGCGCAGGGCGTCGACACCGGCGGCGCCGGCGACCAGGGGATGATGTTCGGCTACGCGACCGACGAGACCGAGGAGCTGATGCCGCTCCCCATCGTCCTCGCGCATCGCATCACGCGCCGCCTCGCCGATCTGCGCAAGCAGGGACGCCTCTCGTGGCTCCGCCCGGACGGCAAGGCGCAGGTGACCGTGCTGTACGAGGACGGCCGCCCGAAGGAGGTCGAGACCGTCGTCGTCTCCACGCAGCACTCCGAGACCATCGGCAACAAGGAGCTGCGCGAGGCGATCGTGGAGGAGGTCGTGAAGCCGTCGGTGCCCGAGGGGCTGCGCGCGCCCGACCTGAAGTACCACATCAACCCCACCGGCCGCTTCGTCATCGGCGGGCCGCAGGGCGATGCCGGCCTCACCGGCCGCAAGATCATCGTCGACACCTATGGCGGCATGGGCCGCCACGGCGGCGGCGCGTTCAGCGGCAAGGATCCGTCGAAGGTCGACCGCTCCGCCGCGTACGCCGCGCGCTGGGTCGCGAAGCACGTCGTCGCCGCGGGGCTCGCGCGCCGCTGCGAGGTGCAGCTCGCGTACGCGATCGGCGTCGCCGAGCCGGTCTCGGTGATGGTCGAGACGTTCGGCACCGGCACCGTGCCCGACGACCGCATCTGCGAGGTGGTCAGCGCGACGTTCCAGCTCACCCCGCGCGCCATCTCCGAGGCGCTCGCCCTCCGCAAGCCGATCTTCGGCGCCACGGCCGCCTACGGCCACTTCGGCCGCACGCCCGAGACGATCAGCAACGGCGCCGGCGAGAAGACGCTGTTCACGTGGGAACGCACGGACCGTCAGGACGCCCTCCGCGGCGCGCTGCGCTGAGGCGGGCGCCCCGACCGGCTGACCCCGGCACCGGCCGCGCGCCGCGGGGTACCTTTCTCTGACGTTCTCCGGAGATGCCGATGGTCGAAGTCCTCGTGTCCCGGCTGGGGCTCGACAGCTCGACGAACACGTACGTGGTGATCCTGCAGGAGAAGGACGGCTCCCGCCTGCTGCCGATCTGGATCGGTCAGCCCGAGGCGGAGGCCATCGTGATGCAGATGAACAACGTCAAGCGCGAGCGGCCGCTCACCCACGACCTCTGCAAGAGCCTCATCCTGGGGCTCGGCGCGTCGCTCCGCCGCGTGCACATCACGAAGGTCCAGCATCGCACGTACTTCGCCGAGCTGCACCTCCACGGCCCGAGCGGCGAGGCGCAGATCGACGCGCGCCCGTCGGACTCCATCGCCGTCGCGCTGCGGCTGCAGGCGCCGATCTTCGTCGAGGAGTCGCTGCTCGCCGCGGCCTCCGAGGAGCTCGACTCCGGTGAGGAGTCCGGCTACACGTCGCCGCCCGCCTCGCCGAAGTCGGGTGAGCGCACCGAGTCGCTCAGCGCCGAGCAGCTCAAGCAGTACCTGGAGAACCTGCGTCCCGAGGACTTCGGGAAGTTCAACATCTAGCGTGTCGCGCCTGCGACTCGCCGCGCTCGTCCTGCTCGCCGCGCTCGTTCCGGCGCTCGGCGGCGCCCAGCCTAACGCCGGCAGCGCCGGCAGCGCCGGCAGCGGCGGCACGCGGTCCGTCGAGGGACGCGTCCTCGTGCAGCGAGAGAAGGGGCCCGACCCCGTCGCGAATGCCTGGGTGACGCTGCACCGCGTCGCGTCCGACAGCGCGGGCCCGCTCGATTCCACGCGCACCGATGCGACGGGCGCGTTCGCGTTCCGGTACCGGCCGTTCGGCGGCGACGACGCGATCTACTTCGTGTCGGTTCGCTTCGGCGGTGTGGCGTACTTCACGAACCCGCTGCGCGAGCCCGACGTGCGCGGCGAGAGCGCGGAGATCTC
This DNA window, taken from Gemmatirosa kalamazoonensis, encodes the following:
- a CDS encoding HPr family phosphocarrier protein, which codes for MAEQSVRILNKNGLHARPAAEIVKAASKFKSDITISREDIEVNGKSIMGVMMLAAECGATITLRAQGPDADDAIAAIASLVAHKFGES
- the ptsP gene encoding phosphoenolpyruvate--protein phosphotransferase — its product is MSFVLRGIPASPGIVTGPVHLLRWEVPDVPHRIVPDEAIPRELARLHDAIARARDRLESVRARAERHAGAEEAAIFDVQLTILQDAEILTEIEGLVRQNLGAEKAVDLAMLEWRRRFERSPHAMLRERVGDLVDVQIRVLTALLGLPDHDPVDVPKGTCAVLVTHDLTPSLTVQLDREAISAIATDAGTNTSHIAILARSLGLPAVVGLRDATSRLTGTETIVLDGGAGTLTVDPTDAEVAAFQVRAQLEAQEVEELRLLASAEPVTLDGEPLVLRANVDLPEEAEQAANSGADGVGLMRTEFLVVGRATMPDEDEQYRAYARVVDAFGGHPVVIRTFDVGGDKLPVGGFPVEPNPFLGWRAIRMCLDEPELFKTQLRALLRAATHGDVRIMLPLVVTVEEVREARALMEESAAELRARGVPHRDDVALGVMIETPAAAVSVDTFAGEVAFFSIGTNDLVQYTLAVDRGNALLAPRFTPLHPAVLRLIARTVEVAHDNNIEVAVCGEMASQPLMAFALIGLGLRQLSVAARNVPAVKRIVRGIHASRAADAARRALRAGTAAEAERILLEALERELGRVTA
- the metK gene encoding methionine adenosyltransferase; this translates as MPARHLFTSESVTEGHPDKIADQISDAVLDAILEKDPAARVACETLVTTGLAVVAGEITTDCYVDIPDIVRGTIHRIGYTDASYGFDSKTCAVMSTIDKQSPDIAQGVDTGGAGDQGMMFGYATDETEELMPLPIVLAHRITRRLADLRKQGRLSWLRPDGKAQVTVLYEDGRPKEVETVVVSTQHSETIGNKELREAIVEEVVKPSVPEGLRAPDLKYHINPTGRFVIGGPQGDAGLTGRKIIVDTYGGMGRHGGGAFSGKDPSKVDRSAAYAARWVAKHVVAAGLARRCEVQLAYAIGVAEPVSVMVETFGTGTVPDDRICEVVSATFQLTPRAISEALALRKPIFGATAAYGHFGRTPETISNGAGEKTLFTWERTDRQDALRGALR
- a CDS encoding bifunctional nuclease family protein, yielding MVEVLVSRLGLDSSTNTYVVILQEKDGSRLLPIWIGQPEAEAIVMQMNNVKRERPLTHDLCKSLILGLGASLRRVHITKVQHRTYFAELHLHGPSGEAQIDARPSDSIAVALRLQAPIFVEESLLAAASEELDSGEESGYTSPPASPKSGERTESLSAEQLKQYLENLRPEDFGKFNI